TAATTGTTGTTGAACTTGTGACAAACTACCGCGAATTACTTGGCCAAACATTTTTGTTAATTCTTTACATAACACTACTCTCCTATTTTCCGCTAAACCCGCAACAGCTAATTCCGTCAGTAGCTTCTGTACTCGATAAACAGACTCGTAAATGACAACCAAATATTTACTAGCGACAACTTCTTTAATCATTGTTTGCCGTCCTTTTTTATGAGGTAAAAAGCCAAGAAAGATAAACTGATCAGTTGGTAATCCGGAAATACTCAAAGCGGTCGTTAAAGCGCTCACGCCAGGAATTGGTTCAATCTCACAGCCAATTTTAACTAATTCCTGAACCAAATAACCTCCGGGGTCGGCGATGCCCGGCGTACCAGCGTCCGTGACTAATCCTAGTTGTAAACCAGCGACGACATATTGTTTTATTTGTTCCAATTTTTGAATCTTACTATGCTGATGCCAGCTTACTAATTTTTTACTAATCTGTAAATGTTGCAATAATTTGCTAGTATGCCTCGTATCTTCACATAATAATAAATCAACAGTACTAATTATTTCTTTAGCTCGCGCTGTCAAATCGCCTAGATTGCCGATCGGTGTACCAATAATATAGAGTTTACCCTGAGGCATCTTTCTTTTCTGTTTCTTCAATTAATGGTGTACCCTCGCGATGAGAGAAGACATCTTCTAAAAATACAGAGATACCAGAAGCCACGGGAACAGCTAAAATAATACCCGGGATACCGCCTAGTTTGCCGCCAACTAACATCACAATAATTACGATTAAAGGATTAATACCAACAGATTTACTCATAACCTTAGGAACGATGATATGTGCTTCGATCTGTTGAATGATCACGAACATCAAAACCACAATTAAGGCTTTGAGTGGCGACTGAGCAAGGGCTAAAAATACCGCTGGCGTGGCACCGATAATTGGCCCGAGATATGGTATGACCTCTGTTAACCCAGCAATCATGGCTAGTACTAGTGCGTAATCAACACCCAAACTGGTCAGGCCAATAAAAGTTAGAGAAAAAATTACTAAACATAATATCAATTGACCCCGCAACCAATACCCTAAACGCGTTTGAATGCGGTTGATCAAATTCATTAAATATGGCTGATTGTCTACGGGACTAACAGACTTAACAAAACGCTTAATGGCATCTTCCTCAACAGTAAAATAAAAAGTAATAACTAGTACCAGAACAAAGGAAAAGAGTCCACCAAAGATATCAATAACAGTAGAAAATATACCACTAGCTGTTTGACTCAAGTTACTAGTTAACGCACCGATGCTGCCTTGCATCTGATCCGCCACATCAATCTGTGAACGATTGGTAGTTAAATAATTAAAGCCCTCGACCACCTTGGAATAATAATGAGGGAAATCATTGGCAATTAATTTTAACTCCGTGGTAATTGGTGGAATAATCAAAATAACTGAGGAGCTGAGAATGGCAAATAAAATAATGTACAAAAAAATCAAACCCACTCCTCTGGGGATCTTATGTTTCTGCATCCAGTCAACAAAAGGATCAAGCGCCGAACCCATTACTAAAGCAATGAAGATTAAAACAATAGCCTCCCGGACCATGTATAAGAATGCCAAAACTAAAAGAAAAATAACGACCTTGATAAAAGTGTTGGTCGAAATATCAACGACCGTCTTGGGATTTTTCATAATCTTGCTTTATTAATTAGATTATTAAAATATTTTTTGGTACGATATGGTCCAATCACTGCTAAATTCAGTCGTTGCTGTTGAAAGATATAATTAGCCACCCGCTGAATGTCAGCTGCGGTTATGCTATTAATTTTTTTCTTGAGATCGGAAAACTCCATCGTCTGACCCAAATCTAAATATTGTTTCATTAACCAATGCAAATAATCTAGTGAATCCTCCCATTGCAGGGCTAGTTTGCCTTGCCAATAAGTTTTTGCTTTATTAATTTCCGCTATTGGTATTGATTCAGTTTTTATTTTTTTTAATTCCTGAATAATTAATTGATACGCTAACTCTATTTTATCTTGATTTAAACCAGCGCGGATTTCAAAATAACCATTGTCTTGATGATCAGCAACACTGCTATTAATGCTATAGCATAGACCATGACGTTCGCGAATATTAATAAAAAGTCGAGAACTCATATTACCGCCCAAAATCAAAGCTAATAAAACACTGGCTAAATAATCTGGGTGCTTTCTGCTAAAACTAGGCCATGCTAATGATAGTTGTGATTGCTTGGTTTTTTTATAATCAACTAACAAACGTGGTTGTTTTTGGGTGGTTTGCCAGGGGCTATTAACGGTGATCTTTTTATTGCGACGCAGTCCAGAAAAATATTGATTTAACATTTTTACAGCTTGCTCTTTTTTGATATGACCAACTACACCGAAAATCGTATTGCTACCATGATAATATTGGCGTTGATAATTAATTATTTTCTTTCGCGTCATTTGCCGAATATTTTTTTCTGGTCCGGCAATGTCATTAGCCAAGCTGTGTCCCTGATATACTGATTGTTCAATCAGATCATCAATATACATAATGGGATTGTCACGATACATTCTAATCTCTTCAATAATCACACCTCGTTCGCGTTTAATCTCTTCGGCGGCAAACAAGGAATTGGTTAACATATCAGCTAAAATATCAAAAGCCGTATGTACTTGCTCTTGCGCTACTTTAATATAATAACCTGTAAAATCTTTACTGGTAAAAGCATTGTAATTAGCACCAATCTTATCTAGTTCTTGAGTTAAAATAAAAGTATTGGGACGCTTTTTCGTACCCTTAAAAAAAAGATGCTCCAGGAAGTGAGAAATGCCATTGAGCTCTTGGGATTCATAACGGGAACCCACCCGAAACATGACTAATAAGGCTACTGATTTAACTGCTGGACGTTCCGCAATAATAGCTTGGGCGCCATTTTTTAATTTGACTATCTTTTGCATAATTTAATTATCTTTTAACTTACAAGCAAAATATTCTGATAGCTCACTAATAGCAATTCTTTCTTGCTGCATGGAGTCACGATCACGCACCGTTACTGCCATATCCTCAACCGTTTCAAAGTCAATCGTCAAACAATATGGTGTACCGATTTCGTCTTGGCGACGATATCTTTTGCCGATGGAGCCGGTTTCATCATACTGTACAAAATAATTCTTATTTAAATTACTCTGAATTTCGCGAGCAATATTAATTAATTTTTCCTTTTTGGAAAGTGGTAAAATGGCAATTTTGATTGGTGCTAAAACATAAGGTAATTTGAGAACTACTTCCATGTCTTTAATTGCTTCTGTCGTAGTGGAACGCCCACCATCTATTTCTGTATAGGCTTCTAATAAACAGGCCAGGAAAGATCGGTCGACTCCTAATGATGGCTCAATAACGTGCGGTAAAAATTTTTCTTTGGTAATAGGATCCGTATAAGTCAAATCTTGACCAGAATATTTCTGCTGTTGATGGAGGTCATAATCAGTGCGATAAGCCAGTCCATACAACTCTTTTTGACCAAAAGGATATTGATACTCAAAATCAATGGTCCGCTTGGAATAAAACGCTCTTTCACCATCGGGTATTTCGTGCTCAATCAAATTTTCTTTCCTAATACCTAATAATTGACACCACTCACGCATTTGTATCTGCCACTCGGAAAAGTATTTATGCCATTCACTTTCATGGACAAAATATTCAATTTCCATTTGCTCAAATTCTCTAGTACGAAAAATAAAATTCTCCGTCGTAATCTCATTGCGAAACGCTTTACCAATTTGAGCGATACCAAATGGTAAACGGGCGCGCATAGTTTCAGTAATGCTTTTAAAATTGGTGAAAATACCACCAGCCGTTTCTGGTCGCAAATAAACAGCAGAAGCCTCTTCCGTCACTGGTCCCATGAAAGTCTTAAACATCAAATTGAATTGACGTTGGTCAGTTAACTCACCACCGCAATCAGGACAGCGTAAATCAACCAAATCAATCCTCTTTTCTTTGTCATATTGCGGTGACAAGGCGCTAGGTGCTAATAAATGATCAGCCCGAAAACGACGACGGCATTTTTTACAATCTACTAAGGGATCGGAAAAATTGGCAATATGCCCAGATGCTTCCCAAACCTTAGGGTGCATAATAATAGCGGCATCCAAACCGAACATATCTGGTCTTTGCTGAACAAATTTTTTCCACCAAGCTTTTTTAATATTATTTTTAAGTTCTATCCCCAAAGGACCATAATCATAAGCCGCTGATAAGCCACCATATATTTCAGAAGAGGGGAAAATAAAGCCCCTGCGTTTAGCCAAGGCAACAACTTTTTCCATTGAATTACTGCTGTTCATAAAATAGATTAATTTAGTATTATTTATTATATTTTACTAAAATATTGGTTTTTTGGCAAATTTTATTGACCCCGCGGGTTGGTGCGATGAATAAGGCCAATCACGCATAGAACTCACTATTTTGTGCTTAATTGGATTGGTATTAATGTAATGAATTGCAGTCCATAAGTATTGTTCTGATCGTATTCTCTTACTTTTGAATCTGCCCTGCCAAACATAGCCATTCCTTTGGCGGGTGATATTATAATATCTAGCGTAGGAGTTGGATAAATCGGAAATAAACTTACTAATTTTGCAGTTTCCGACCCCAGGGGTCAAAATCAAGAAATGATAATGATTGGGTAAAAAACAATAGGCAATAATGCGAATTTTATACTTTTTTTGGTAGTTAGCTACCTTGATACAAAAACGATCATAGTCCTTTTCCTGATGAAATATGATTTTTTTATTAAGAGAACGATTAAAAATATGATAGTAACTATCTGGTTGAAAAATCCTAACCTTAGTCATAAAAAAACAAGATTATTATTTAATAACCCTGTTATTACTCTAATTTAGCACCAACCCGCGGGGTTGGCAAATCAATTAATATCTTACGGCTTTTTCAATCCTAATCTGCCCACCGGCTTCAAAAATAACCTTATCTCGACGGTCAATCTGGCCGGTTAATAAAAAATTAGCCAAAGCATTTTGTACCCGTTCCTGAATAACACGTTTCAGTGGTCGGGCACCAAACTTCGGATCAAAACCCAAATGTGCCAATTCTAATATTGCCTCTTTGGTAGGCTCTAAATAAATACCTTTTTCCGCCAAACGTTGTTGTTCTTTTTTTAATAACAAAGTAGCTATCTGTTCAATGTGTTCCTGTGTTAATGGTTTGAAAACAATAATATTATCAAAGCGATTAAGAAATTCTGGTCGATAATATGGACGTAATTCCTTTTCTAACAAAGCGTTTTTGATTTGCTCTAAAGGAACGCCGGCCGTTACTTGATCCTGAATATAATTAGTACCGGCGTTGGAAGTGGCAATGATAATTAGATTGGTAAAATCAACAGTGCGACCAGTGACATCAGTTAAACGACCGTCATCCATCACTTGTAAAAAAATATCTAATATTTCTGGACTCGCTTTTTCGATTTCATCCAAAAGTAATATCGCATAGGGTTTTTGACGCACGGCGTTGGTTAAAAAGCCACCCTGATCACTACCCGGCGCACCTAACATTCTCCCAATACTACTTTTTTCTTGATACTCCGACATATCCAAACGAATCATATTACTTTCATTATTAAAATAAACGGCAGCTACAGTTCTCGCCAATTCAGTTTTGCCAACACCGGTTGGTCCTAGAAATAAAAAACTAGCAATTGGTTTTTTTGCATCTCGTAGTTCAGCCCGCGCCCGGCGCAAAGCGGAAGAAACAGCACTCACCGCTTCTTCCTGATTAACCATCCGTTCATGAATAATTTTTTCTAAATTTAATAATTTCTCTGATTCATCAACAGACACTTGGGTTACTGGTATTGAAGACTTTTCCGACACCAACTCTGCTACGTCATTAGCTGTTATTAACTGTCGACTACCCCTCTTATTACGCACTCGAACCCCTACTTCATTCATAATTTCCATAGCTTTACGGGGTAATTTCTGATCAGGCAAATAACGTTTGGATAATTTTACTGCTTGCTCTAAAGCCTCATAGCTAAAAAATACTTGGTTATTGCTTTCCACACTACTAACATTAGCGGCTAACATCTGAATGGCTTGATTTTCCTCTGGCTCTTTAATATCTACTTTTGTTAACACCCCTGCTAAGGCACTATTTTCCACATACTTAGCATAATCCCGCGGATTGGTGGAAGTAAATAATAAAACGCCTCTTTTGATCAAAGACTCGGTAAAAACATCAGCTAAATCGACATTGCCTCGACCAGCAGTAGAGACACCAACTAAATTATGAATGTTATTAATATATAAAACAATATTACCAGCTCTTAATATTTCTTGAGAAATGCGCATTACCCTTTCTTCTAATTCTCCGTCATAAGTCGTTCCTGCTACTAGTTTAGAAACGTGTAAAGAGATAAATCTTTTATCTTGCAAAATAAGCGGTACTTCTTCGGCAACTAGAGCGTTGGCTATGCCCTCAATCACAGTATCAACTCCCACGCCAGAATCACCAACTAAAAGAGGCGAACCACCGCTTTCAATAATATGGTAGATGGTCTCTATTTCTCTTTCGCGAGCAACACATAAACCAAAATATCCACTCTTCGCCAGAGTAGTAAAATCATCAGAAAATAAATCTAACGTTGGTGTGGCGATAGCTGTCATTGCGCGATCCATAGATCCCTTGGGTTTAAATCCTGCTTTATAACGAAAACGTTCGTAACGTTCTTTCAATGATCTCTGAATTCTGATCCAACTAATAACATTATCAATCTTTTCCTGATTAATACCATAATCCAGAAGAATGTCTTTTACCACCGGCGCATACTGCAATGTCGCTGCTAATAACTCTGGTACCTCTACTTTAGTTTGCCGTCGTTCATAAGCCAACATGTAAGCTTGCAAAACAACATCATTAGCCAATTCATCTAAATTCATTAAGCCACCAACTGTCACGATGCCATCGGTTTTGATCACCTGATAAATTGTTTCTCTAATTTTTTTAGCGGCAACACCAAGACGGATCAAGATAACATTAATCTCCTCATCTTTTAGTAAAGAAACAAAAATATGAATCGGTTGAATAGCGCTACCGCCATCGCGTAGGGCAGTATAAAAAGAATTAGCTAAAACCTTAATCGTCGCCTGGGAAAATGAACGACTAATATCTATTTCTTTCTTTTTTTTCACGGGTGACACCTTACCCTTCACCAATACTCTCTGTCGTTCACCTTTTTCTAGTTGCCACCAATAATATAAAAAAAGGTCTCCTAATAATGACCACCAAAAAATATTTAATAAATTAAAATTCCAATTCTGAGCTAATAAATAGTCCTGACCGGTACTATAAAACTGATATATATTAAGCGCTAAAGATATCAGACCAGCCAGGCTTAACACGATCAGTAACCCCTGAATGATACTGTTTATTATTTGGGAAATTTGATCAGCTAAAACCGATACTCGCGAAAAACTTTTTTTCCAAGCTAGCGTCCGACCCTCTAATTGAATAGTTTTATTCGACATGGAACTAAAAAATAATTTGGTAAATTATACCAAGGGGTAATAATAAATAAAAAATTGTAGTAGCTACCAACAATAACAACCAAATTAACATCAATAATAAATGCCATAATAATTGTACTGTGCGCATAAAAAAACTGATCAGCTTACCAGCCGTATCATATTGACCATACATTGGTTTGAACCAATACCGCAATAAAATAGAAATTGATAAACGATTGTTCGCTGCTGTTAAACTCCGCGCGGCACTGCGTAAAGTATTCACCAAACCTTGTGTGTACCACCAAAAA
This genomic interval from Candidatus Komeilibacteria bacterium CG_4_10_14_0_2_um_filter_37_10 contains the following:
- a CDS encoding glycine--tRNA ligase is translated as MEKVVALAKRRGFIFPSSEIYGGLSAAYDYGPLGIELKNNIKKAWWKKFVQQRPDMFGLDAAIIMHPKVWEASGHIANFSDPLVDCKKCRRRFRADHLLAPSALSPQYDKEKRIDLVDLRCPDCGGELTDQRQFNLMFKTFMGPVTEEASAVYLRPETAGGIFTNFKSITETMRARLPFGIAQIGKAFRNEITTENFIFRTREFEQMEIEYFVHESEWHKYFSEWQIQMREWCQLLGIRKENLIEHEIPDGERAFYSKRTIDFEYQYPFGQKELYGLAYRTDYDLHQQQKYSGQDLTYTDPITKEKFLPHVIEPSLGVDRSFLACLLEAYTEIDGGRSTTTEAIKDMEVVLKLPYVLAPIKIAILPLSKKEKLINIAREIQSNLNKNYFVQYDETGSIGKRYRRQDEIGTPYCLTIDFETVEDMAVTVRDRDSMQQERIAISELSEYFACKLKDN
- the rsmI gene encoding 16S rRNA (cytidine(1402)-2'-O)-methyltransferase → MPQGKLYIIGTPIGNLGDLTARAKEIISTVDLLLCEDTRHTSKLLQHLQISKKLVSWHQHSKIQKLEQIKQYVVAGLQLGLVTDAGTPGIADPGGYLVQELVKIGCEIEPIPGVSALTTALSISGLPTDQFIFLGFLPHKKGRQTMIKEVVASKYLVVIYESVYRVQKLLTELAVAGLAENRRVVLCKELTKMFGQVIRGSLSQVQQQLTKEIIKGEWVVIIEGSHSANK